In a single window of the Oenanthe melanoleuca isolate GR-GAL-2019-014 chromosome 28, OMel1.0, whole genome shotgun sequence genome:
- the MKNK2 gene encoding MAP kinase-interacting serine/threonine-protein kinase 2 translates to MVQKKSEIPGFHRSFKGQNPFDLEFDQSNHLEPVFNFECPPRPDMPSSQPIDIPDAKKRNKKKKRCRATDSFSGRFEDVYQLQEEVLGEGAHARVQSCVNLITNKEYAVKIIEKRLGHIRSRVFREVEMLYQCQGHRNVLELIEFFEEEERFYLVFEKMRGGSILTHIHRRRHFNELEASVVVQDIASALHFLHNKGIAHRDLKPENILCESPDQVSPVKICDFDLGSGIKLNGDCSPISTPELLTPVSV, encoded by the exons ATGGTGCAGAAGAAATCAGAGATCCCGGGATTCCACCGCTCCTTCAAG GGGCAAAACCCTTTCGACCTGGAGTTCGACCAGTCCAACCACCTGGAGCCCGTCTTCAACTTCGAGTGCCCGCCCCGTCCCG ACATGCCTTCAAGTCAACCCATCGACATCCCCGACGCCAAGAAAaggaacaagaagaagaagcGCTGCAGAGCCACCGACAGCTTCTCCGGCAGGTTCGAAG ATGTTtaccagctgcaggaggaggtgctgggagaAGGGGCCCACGCCAGAGTCCAGTCCTGCGTGAACCTCATCACCAACAAGGAGTATGCAGTGAAG ATCATCGAGAAGCGCCTGGGACACATCCGGAGCAGGGTTTTCCGGGAGGTGGAGATGCTCTATCAGTGCCAGGGACACAG AAATGTCCTGGAGCTGATTGAGTTCTTCGAGGAGGAGGAGAGGTTTTACCTGGTGTTTGAGAAGATGAGGGGAG GCTCCATCCTGACCCACATCCACCGGAGGCGCCACTTCAACGAGCTGGAGGCCAGCGTGGTGGTGCAGGATATCGCCAGCGCCCTGCACTTCCTGCACAACAAAG GGATTGCACACAGGGATCTGAAACCAGAAAATATCCTGTGTGAGAGCCCGGaccag gtctCGCCAGTGAAGATCTGTGACTTTGACCTGGGAAGTGGCATCAAACTGAACGGCGACTGCTCCCCCATCTCcactccagagctgctcaccCCGGTAAGCGTGTGA